Proteins from one Merismopedia glauca CCAP 1448/3 genomic window:
- a CDS encoding Fic family protein, translating into MNADDFQNSPTGRLVQIEEGNNSCYAFVPNSLPPVIELDIEIWRTLSDADRALGELAGLGRTMPNPTLLIRPFIRREAVLSSRIEGTQTNIANLYAYETGQLSLPGVLPPPPEGDAQEVLNYVRTLEYGLDRLSSLPICLRFICELHERLVDGVRGKNAAPGEFRRYQNYIGQSGSIINDARFIPPPVPEMHQCLNELEKYLHDNCNYPPLIRIGLIHYQFESIHPFMDGNGRIGRLLISLLLLNWNLLPLPLLYLSAYFEKHRQKYYDFMLGISKHGNWREWLIFFLQGVTEQSKDAVIRSKKLQDLQIHWRNELTQARATALLLRLADSLFESPILTIPQAQEILDVTYRSAQQNVEKLVNAGILFQVSEGSYGKVFIAPQVLQVIEE; encoded by the coding sequence ATGAACGCAGACGACTTCCAAAATAGTCCTACAGGTAGATTAGTACAAATAGAAGAAGGTAACAACTCTTGTTATGCTTTTGTTCCTAACTCCTTACCACCAGTAATTGAACTGGATATAGAAATTTGGCGTACTCTTTCAGATGCTGATCGCGCTTTAGGTGAACTTGCTGGATTAGGACGCACTATGCCAAATCCGACCCTTCTCATTCGTCCATTTATTCGCCGAGAAGCCGTTCTTTCCTCACGGATTGAAGGAACGCAAACAAATATAGCCAATCTTTATGCTTATGAAACAGGACAACTCTCACTTCCTGGTGTTCTCCCTCCTCCACCCGAAGGAGATGCACAAGAAGTATTAAATTATGTACGCACACTAGAGTACGGTTTAGATAGACTTAGTAGCTTACCAATTTGTTTACGTTTTATATGCGAACTCCATGAACGCTTAGTAGATGGTGTGCGCGGCAAAAATGCGGCTCCCGGAGAATTTCGTCGTTATCAAAATTATATTGGGCAATCAGGATCTATTATCAACGATGCTCGATTTATTCCTCCTCCCGTACCAGAAATGCACCAATGCCTAAATGAACTAGAAAAATATTTACATGACAATTGTAATTATCCGCCATTAATTCGGATAGGTTTAATTCACTATCAGTTTGAGAGCATTCATCCATTTATGGATGGTAATGGACGTATCGGAAGATTACTAATTTCACTACTTTTATTGAACTGGAATTTATTACCCTTACCCTTACTTTATCTCAGCGCTTACTTTGAGAAACATAGACAAAAATATTACGATTTTATGTTAGGCATCAGCAAGCATGGTAATTGGCGCGAGTGGCTGATATTTTTTCTCCAAGGAGTAACAGAACAATCAAAAGATGCGGTGATTCGGTCAAAAAAGTTACAAGATTTACAAATTCACTGGAGAAACGAATTAACCCAAGCTCGTGCTACTGCCTTATTATTACGTCTTGCAGACAGCTTGTTTGAGTCACCTATTCTTACTATTCCTCAAGCCCAAGAAATTCTAGACGTTACATATCGATCTGCACAACAGAATGTTGAAAAACTGGTTAATGCTGGCATCTTGTTCCAGGTTAGTGAAGGTTCTTACGGTAAAGTCTTTATTGCTCCACAAGTCTTACAAGTCATAGAGGAGTAA